Genomic segment of Candidatus Chlorohelix allophototropha:
AAGCACGGCAGCCTCGCAAAATGATTACCAACGAAGCCGAAAAACGAGAACAAGCCCGCACTCTGATTTATAGCCTTGTTTTCATTGTAGTAGTACTTATCGTTGGTTTTGTTGCCGGTGTAATCGATCAGGCTATACACTCCAGCAGCGCCGACCGCAACCAGAATTATTTCTTGCTAAACGCGCAAGATATTCTACTGATAGTTGCCAGTATGGCTCCTTGGGCGGTCTTATTTTTCCTGATTTGCGTGGCGTGGACTTATATTACTAACCGCTTGTTTACAAAGTGGAATAGCGCGCTGGCAGATGATGAGAATGACGAAGCTTACGGTAAAGGTCTGGTTTACGAAATAGTACACGATAATAATGCAGCTGCAGCATTAGTGTTAATTATGCCTATGTTGGTAATCGCGGTTGCTCTTATCTTTATTGTGATTCTTATCAAGCAGTGATAATTTCAGACGATTTGGTAGATTTGGAGAAGCGGCTTGGGTTGGAATTCAACAACAAAGCCCTTCTTCAGTTAGCTTTAATACACCGCTCTTACTTGAATGAGAAGGGCGGTATGCTTGAGTCTAATGAGCGTCTAGAGTTTTTGGGTGACGCAATATTAGGCGCAATAGTTGCTGAGTATCTTTACCATACTTTCCCTGACCAATCGGAGGGGGGTTTGACAGATTTGCGCAGCGCGCTGGTTCGTCGCGAAACTCTTGCGAAATGGGCTGCCACTTTTGAGGTTGGCGAGTTTTTATTGCTTGGCAAGGGTGAAGCTAATACCGGGGGACGAAGCAGACCGGCTATTCTCTCAGCAACCTTTGAAACGATTTTGGGGGCAATGTATCTTGATAAAGGAATTAAGCAGGTTACCGAGTGGTTGTTGCCGCTGGTAAGTGCAGAATTGCAAGTGATTTTGCAGGAAAATCGCCATCTGAACTATAAAACCCGCTTGCAAGTAGAAATACAGCGGCTCCACCATATTGCTCCGGTTTACGAGTTAATCGAAACAAGTGGTCCAGAACACCATCCCAATTTTGTGGTTGAAGTAAAACTAGGGGATCAGGTTTTAGGGCGAGGGAGCGGTACTACCAAGCAACAAGCTCAGCAGGAAGCCGCCCGCGCCGCCCTAGAGTTTTTGGAAAAATCCTAGTCCAGTGTCCGCAATTCGCGCTTCAGGATTTTCCCGGTAGCGTTCTTGGGTAATTGCTCTCGTCGAACCTCGATATAGCGCGGGTACTTATAAGCGGCAATCCGTTCTCTGCAATATTCCCGCAATTCATCCTCTGATGCTGAAGCATTATCTTTTAGCACCACTACCGCTTTAATTTCTTCCCCATGTACTACATCCGGCACGCCGACCACCGCACATTCTGCAACCGCAGGGTGCGAGTATAGCAATTCCTCGATTTCACGCGGGTACACATTAAAGCCGCCTCGAATGATCATATCTTTCACACGGTCAACGATAAAGAAGTAGCCATCTTTGTCCACTTTGCCGATATCTCCAGTGTAGAACCAGCCATTGCCACGAATACATTCGGCGGTTGCTTCCGGTTTGCGATAGTACCCTTTCATTACGTTGTGTCCGCGAATGGCGATTTCGCCTATCTCTTCGGGAGGGAGTTTTTCGCCCTTCTCATTCATGATTGCCATTTCTACACCCCAAATTGGTATGCCTACCGACCCGGCTTTAGGTTCCTTGAACGTTACATTAAAGGAGGCTACCGGAGAAGTTTCGGATAAACCATAACCTTCAAGTATGTCAAAGTTGAACTCACGTTTCCAATAATTCAGTATTTCAACGGGGATTGCTGCACCACCGCTAGAACACATTCTGAGGCTGGTGAGGTCGTGTTTTTTGCGGTCGGGATGATTGAGTAGGTAGAAATACATTGTAGGTACGCCTGAGAAGATTGTGACCCGGTCGCGCTCGATAATCTCAAAGGCTTTCACCGGATCGAAGCGCGGCATTAAACTCAGGGTACCGCCCACACTAATTATTGAATTCATCACACAGGTCTGTCCAAAGGAGTGGAAAAGCGGCAATGCTGCCAACCCTACATCTTCATTAGACCAAGTGATACCCAGTTCGTGAGTGATGGAACGAACATTCATAAAAATGTTAAAGTGAGATAACTCCGCGCCTTTTGGTTTCCCGGTAGTACCGCTGGTATACAGAATAATTGCGGTATCATCGGAGTTGGTCTGTACAATATCGAAAGAAGGAGAAGCGCTTGCCATCAGTTCGTTGAAACTATAGATGTCGTTTCCTTCGGGTTTAGCAGTATTGCCCGGTGCGTTAACTACGATCAATTTATGGCAGGTTTCAGCCTGACGAAATCCGGGTAAAGCTTCACCCAAAAAGCTCTCCCAGACGAATAAGGCGATGGATTCGCTATCTTCAAGGTGATAGGCAACTT
This window contains:
- the rnc gene encoding ribonuclease III; amino-acid sequence: MIISDDLVDLEKRLGLEFNNKALLQLALIHRSYLNEKGGMLESNERLEFLGDAILGAIVAEYLYHTFPDQSEGGLTDLRSALVRRETLAKWAATFEVGEFLLLGKGEANTGGRSRPAILSATFETILGAMYLDKGIKQVTEWLLPLVSAELQVILQENRHLNYKTRLQVEIQRLHHIAPVYELIETSGPEHHPNFVVEVKLGDQVLGRGSGTTKQQAQQEAARAALEFLEKS
- a CDS encoding long-chain-fatty-acid--CoA ligase encodes the protein MSLNMAMLLTESVRNNATRNAILFDAFKMSYAELHGASNKIANILTGMGLEQGQKVALLLPNIPQFLVCYYGILKAGGVVVPLNVLFKTNEVAYHLEDSESIALFVWESFLGEALPGFRQAETCHKLIVVNAPGNTAKPEGNDIYSFNELMASASPSFDIVQTNSDDTAIILYTSGTTGKPKGAELSHFNIFMNVRSITHELGITWSNEDVGLAALPLFHSFGQTCVMNSIISVGGTLSLMPRFDPVKAFEIIERDRVTIFSGVPTMYFYLLNHPDRKKHDLTSLRMCSSGGAAIPVEILNYWKREFNFDILEGYGLSETSPVASFNVTFKEPKAGSVGIPIWGVEMAIMNEKGEKLPPEEIGEIAIRGHNVMKGYYRKPEATAECIRGNGWFYTGDIGKVDKDGYFFIVDRVKDMIIRGGFNVYPREIEELLYSHPAVAECAVVGVPDVVHGEEIKAVVVLKDNASASEDELREYCRERIAAYKYPRYIEVRREQLPKNATGKILKRELRTLD